GACGACGCGAGCGGTCGGCGTCTGGAGACGATCCGTCGCCACCCGCACGCACCCGCCTGGTCCCACAGTGCCGGTGACCGGCTCGACGCCGACGCGGTCCGGCGTGTGCAGACCGGCTCGGGCCCACCACGATCCGACTGGCTCACCACACATCTCGACGTCGCCCGCGCGCTGCCCGCCTATCGCCTCATCCGTGACCGTCTGCGGACACTCGACGACTTCCCCGTCATCGGTCGGGATGATCTGCTGCGTGACGTGTCCGCATTCGTGCCCTACGACTGCGATCTCGACCAGATGATGCACGGCACCAGTTCCGGATCGACCGGGCACGCGCTGGTCATCCCCGACGACATCGAGGACACCGCTCGGACGTTGTGGTTCATGGTCGATCTCGTCCGCCGGCTCGGCGTGGACTGGCGACCCGAACCCGGTCGGATGGCGCTGGCACACGTGGTGCGGCAACGGCAGGCATTCACCTACGCCTCGATGATCAGCACCTTCGAGATGGCACCGATGGCCCGCCTGAACCTCGATCCGGCCGCATGGCCGGACCGCGACGCCTTCCTGCTCGACATGGCACCGCAGGTGTTCAGCGGGACCCCGGCCGGCCTCGAGGTCCTGCTGGCCCCGCGACTGGTGGCGGGGTTGCGTCCGCTCGCGCTGTTCAGCTCCGCGACCGAACTCACCGCGGGTCTGCGGGCCGAACTCGAGAATGCCTATCGGGTCCCGGTGATCGACGTCTACTCACTGCACGAGACCCGGCCGATCGGGGTCAGTACCGACGGCGGACCGTTCGTGATCGTCGACCGGAAGGTGCACGTCGAGATCCTCGTGGACGAGGTCCTCTCGACGACACCGGGCACCTACGGCGAGATCGTGGTGACCGCGGGCGAGAACCCGCTGCTGCCCCTGGTGCGCTACCGGACCGGCGATCACGGACGGATCGTCGAGGTCGGCGGGCGCCGGGCGATCGCCGACCTCGAGGCCCGCGCGGACACCCGGTTCGTCACGTCGACCGGACAGCAGGTGCCGTGCGTGGACCTCACCCAGCAACTGCAGCGGTGCGGTGCCCGCGGATGGACGGTCCATCAGCGTCGCGACGGCACCGTCGACGTCGTGGTCGTCGGCGCCGAGCGCGCACGGGTGGAGTCGATCCTGCACGCGTTGCTGAACCAGCCGGTCACCGTCTCGACGGTCGACTCCGTCCGGGACCTCGGGCCGGGGAAGCCCCGCAGATACCGATGCGACGTCACGTCGGGAACGCACCGCTGACACCCGGACATGTCTAGGCTGTGCCCGTGAACCTCGATGAGTATCGCCGTCACGACGCCACCGCCCTCGCCGAACTCGTCGCGACCGGCGAGGTCACCCCACCCGAGCTGCTCGCGCTCGCACGGCGACGCGCCGACGCGGTCAATCCCCGGCTCAACGCGATCGTCCGCAGGATGGACGACACCGCCGACGCCCGCGCCGCCGACGGCGGTCTGTCGGGTCCGTTCGCCGGTGTCCCGTTCCTCATCAAGGACCTCGCGCAGGAGTACAAGGGATACCCGACGTCGAGCGGCTCGCGATCCCTGTCACGCCATGTCGCGCCGGAGCACTCGACCGTCGTGCGCCGGTTCCTCGACGCCGGGCTGGTGATCTTCGGCAAGACCAACACACCGGAGTTCGGCGCCAAGGGCGTCACCGAACCCGACCTGTGGGGTCCGGCCCGCAATCCCTGGAACACCGACCACACACCGGGCGGCTCGTCGGGCGGCTCGGCCGCGGCGGTCGCCGCGGGCATCGTGCCGGCCGCGGGCGCCAACGACGGCGGCGGCTCCATCC
This sequence is a window from Gordonia insulae. Protein-coding genes within it:
- a CDS encoding phenylacetate--CoA ligase family protein — translated: MRPRPAPEPASGSQPDDERPDVLAIAEYSPGSAEALTDAQRWPTLDDASGRRLETIRRHPHAPAWSHSAGDRLDADAVRRVQTGSGPPRSDWLTTHLDVARALPAYRLIRDRLRTLDDFPVIGRDDLLRDVSAFVPYDCDLDQMMHGTSSGSTGHALVIPDDIEDTARTLWFMVDLVRRLGVDWRPEPGRMALAHVVRQRQAFTYASMISTFEMAPMARLNLDPAAWPDRDAFLLDMAPQVFSGTPAGLEVLLAPRLVAGLRPLALFSSATELTAGLRAELENAYRVPVIDVYSLHETRPIGVSTDGGPFVIVDRKVHVEILVDEVLSTTPGTYGEIVVTAGENPLLPLVRYRTGDHGRIVEVGGRRAIADLEARADTRFVTSTGQQVPCVDLTQQLQRCGARGWTVHQRRDGTVDVVVVGAERARVESILHALLNQPVTVSTVDSVRDLGPGKPRRYRCDVTSGTHR